The proteins below are encoded in one region of Misgurnus anguillicaudatus chromosome 24, ASM2758022v2, whole genome shotgun sequence:
- the LOC129441556 gene encoding uncharacterized protein, giving the protein MEPRFRRRADGSLNLSDTLEAAKVKEANKGKPYTRPLSPEAVLDKAKKSLSQHHGDPANRKHLLGFFEIQFGIFRGQTFRWVAENALGYAAYLVASMKRDPTGGSKDSQEHAHNKGSFREYIELFPSGKIAIAMKEEQNDAKASKHDAPTQQAAPTQHAAPTQHAAPTQHAAPTQHAAPTQHAAPTQHAAPTQHAAPTQHAATTHASTASLRSLLVGKLPDQRTLTKTIKRMVSPIKTTPSLAQARARPSATLTHPTVSIEGATGLTATLTDPTVSIEATAGPSATLTHPSVSTEIDDSTLLAEATMFEEAHVASKRVCLPAGWIHTLPEVDQRWISKALFRWAAPGRPELIYNRVDKLWWYPPPVPLKTSSAPSLENYFGHPLLLWMPRKLWQLKLTCPHPDCQKDLLTSAGLHQKIRVVIALNSVYFVASEYLACRRCKRKVISWSHDIVSQLDIGHRVQFPCILTSKLACDFQVVCLMRQRGLGNSSSQIQRKLQERHAEVWLQKTVQYLTDCKGIASAVTSSLILPVTFEPLPPMPSVPKHRWLMQVYAQDVLQRLDEIKAAITSQYGRILKMDSTKKVARKLAGPSYGTAAWATNVGNEHGQVIMSVLTASEGFGLGPMIEGLIRRYRVAGVAPPEVLYVDRDCCGNPLLRRMFEEWEQMTIRLDIWHFMRRFSVGCTTDCHPLYATFMSRLSHCIFMWDQDDLMALKMAKRAELEADWRPSSEADVLRRISRSELALHCRRTTRGTKETLKMIESLIQAFEGDAGRDTLGVSPFNKLSPDD; this is encoded by the exons aTGGAGCCTCGCTTCAGGAGACGGGCTGATGGCAGCCTGAATCTTTCGGACACACTGGAAGCAGCAAAGGTGAAGGAAGCCAACAAAGGAAAGCCTTACACAAGACCCCTGTCCCCGGAGGCTGTGCTGGACAAGGCCAAGAAAAGCTTAAGTCAGCACCATGGAGATCCAGCTAACAGAAAGCACCTGCTGGGTTTCTTTGAAATCCAGTTTGGTATCTTTCGTGGGCAAACATTCAGGTGGGTTGCAGAAAATGCACTAGGGTATGCTGCTTACCTGGTTGCATCTATGAAGAGGGACCCCACAGGAGGCAGCAAAGACTCTCAAGAACATGCCCACAACAAGGGGAGTTTCAGGGAGTATATTGAGCTCTTTCCTTCTGGCAAAATTGCCATTGCTATGAAGGAAGAGCAAAATGATGCAAAAGCTTCCAAGCACGATGCCCCTACTCAGCAAGCTGCACCCACCCAGCACGCTGCACCCACCCAGCACGCTGCACCCACCCAGCACGCTGCACCCACCCAGCACGCTGCACCTACCCAGCACGCTGCACCCACCCAGCACGCTGCACCTACCCAGCACGCTGCACCCACCCAGCACGCTGCCACCACCCATGCTTCCACTGCCTCTCTACGCTCCCTCTTGGTTGGGAAGTTGCCTGACCAAAGAACCCTGACCAAGACCATAAAAAGGATGGTTTCCCCCATCAAAACCACACCTT ctTTGGCCCAGGCACGTGCACGACCCTCTGCCACCCTCACCCATCCAACTGTGTCCATTGAGGGAGCCACAGGGCTCACAGCCACCCTCACCGACCCGACTGTGTCCATTGAAGCCACCGCAGGGCCCTCAGCCACCCTAACCCACCCCTCTGTGTCCACTGAGATAGATGACAGCACACTGCTGGCAGAGGCAACTATGTTTGAGGAGGCACATGTGGCAT cAAAACGAGTCTGTCTTCCAGCTGGATGGATACACACCCTGCCTGAAGTAGACCAAAGGTGGATATCCAAGGCCCTGTTCAGGTGGGCTGCACCAGGCCGTCCTGAGCTGATCTATAACAGGGTGGACAAACTTTGGTGGTATCCTCCACCGGTACCACTGAAGACCAGTAGTGCTCCTTCCTTGGAGAATTACTTTGGCCATCCTCTGCTGCTCTGGATGCCACGAAAGCTGTGGCAATTGAAGCTGACCTGTCCACATCCAGACTGTCAGAAAGACCTTCTGACCTCAGCTGGCCTGCATCAAAAGATCAGGGTCGTGATTGCTTTGAATAGTGTGTACTTTGTGGCATCTGAGTACCTGGCCTGCCGAAGATGTAAGAGAAAGGTCATCAGCTGGAGCCATGATATCGTCTCCCAACTCGACATTGGCCACAGAGTGCAGTTCCCCTGCATTCTAACCTCAAAACTTGCATGTGACTTTCAGGTAGTATGTTTGATGCGTCAACGAGGCCTGGGAAACAGCAGCAGCCAGATCCAGCGCAAGCTGCAGGAGCGTCATGCTGAGGTCTGGTTGCAAAAAACAGTCCAATATCTTACAGATTGCAAGGGGATTGCCAGTGCTGTCACATCAAGCCTGATACTGCCTGTGACATTTGAACCGCTTCCTCCAATGCCTTCTGTCCCTAAGCACCGGTGGCTGATGCAGGTCTATGCCCAGGATGTCCTGCAACGGCTGGATGAGATCAAGGCCGCTATAACATCACAATATGGTCGGATCTTAAAAATGGATTCCACAAAAAAAGTAGCCAGAAAACTAGCAGGACCCAGCTATGGCACCGCTGCCTGGGCAACCAATGTTGGAAATGAGCATGGACAGGTGATCATGTCCGTGCTCACAGCAAGTGAGGGTTTTGGTCTTGGGCCAATGATTGAAGGCCTCATTAGGAGATACAGAGTGGCTGGGGTAGCTCCTCCCGAGGTACTGTATGTGGACCGAGACTGCTGTGGCAACCCTCTTCTGAGGAGGATGTTTGAAGAGTGGGAGCAAATGACCATCCGGTTGGATATATGGCACTTTATGCGGAGATTTTCTGTGGGTTGCACCACCGACTGTCACCCGTTATATGCCACATTTATGAGTCGCCTCAGCCACTGTATTTTCATGTGGGACCAGGACGACCTGATGGCCCTGAAGATGGCAAAGCGTGCAGAGCTAGAAGCTGACTGGAGACCATCATCTGAAGCTGATGTACTGCGCCGTATCAGCCGTAGCGAGCTAGCCCTACATTGCAGGAGAACCACTCGTGGGACCAAGGAGACCCTGAAGATGATTGAGAGCCTCATTCAGGCCTTTGAAGGAGATGCTGGTCGTGACACTCTGGGAGTGTCTCCCTTTAATAAACTCAGCCCGGATGACTGA
- the LOC141361686 gene encoding uncharacterized protein, with protein sequence MWPASRILKARDTFFQAYLLDGLARWNEDRAVAATTDEQQPHSYSHLLRHAANILSEEVMGMKISPYVGPRKYTGELIGVEYLYQQTGKVLQDYRLAIEESETTEVAIEVEEAYDELEEFQDITVPTFDTERIPSAASQASVSAASSSTPPATRPKSSLYVSPVRSPVTSSTSSLSVVPPIPVTSSVSSSLHTQPALSPGAHSSPGNQGSTETDLPTSEENPSHDDCVGPDNIEGYGAVQDLAEYLFNLREHRLALTGEESDQIINLWGSLIRKRPLTRHVTKPT encoded by the exons ATGTGGCCTGCATCCAGGATCCTCAAG gCACGCGACACCTTTTTTCAGGCGTATCTTTTGGATGGACTTGCAAGGTGGAATGAGGACCGGGCTGTGGCAGCAACAACTGATGAGCAGCAGCCACATTCCTATAGTCATCTTCTCCGTCATGCTGCCAATATTCTTTCAGAGGAGGTCATGGGCATGAAAATCAGCCCTTATGTTGGGCCAAGAAAGTACACTG gtgaACTTATCGGAGTAGAGTATCTTTACCAGCAAACTGGTAAAGTTCTGCAGGACTACAGGTTGGCCATTGAAGAGTCTGAGACCACTGAGGTTGCTATAGAGGTGGAGGAAGCTTATGATGAACTTGAGGAGTTTCAAGACATCACTGTCCCCACCTTTGACACAGAGCGGATACCTTCTGCTGCTTCACAAGCATCAGTGTCTGCAGCATCATCTTCAACCCCTCCGGCAACCAGACCCAAGTCATCACTGTATGTGTCACCAGTGAGATCTCCTGTCACCAGCTCTACGTCATCACTGTCTGTGGTCCCTCCAATACCAGTCACATCTTCTGTTTCCAGCTCACTGCACACTCAGCCAGCACTATCTCCTGGCGCACATAGCT CCCCAGGTAACCAAGGGTCCACAGAAACTGACCTTCCAACATCTGAAGAGAACCCTTCGCATGAT GATTGTGTTGGACCCGATAATATTGAAGGTTATGGAGCTGTGCAGGACTTGGCAGAGTATTTGTTCAACCTTAGAGAACACCGTCTGGCCTTAACTGGAGAAGAGTCTGATCAAATCATCAACCTATGGGGGAGTTTGATAAGAAAAAGACCACTTACTCGCCACGTCACCAAACCAACCTAA
- the LOC141361687 gene encoding uncharacterized protein: MKRDPTGGSKDSQEHAHNKGSFREYIELFPSGKIAIAMKEEQNDAKASKHDAPTQQAAPTQHAAPTQHAAPTQHAAPTQHAAPTQHAAPTQHAAPTQHAATTHASTASLRSLLVGKLPDQRTLTKTIKRMVSPIKTTPSLAQARARPSATLTHPTVSIEGATGLTATLTDPTVSIEATAGPSATLTHPSVSTEIDDSTLLAEATMFEEAHVASKRVCLPAGWIHTLPEVDQRWISKALFRWAAPGRPELIYNRVDKLWWYPPPVPLKTSSAPSLENYFGHPLLLWMPRKLWQLKLTCPHPDCQKDLLTSAGLHQKIRVVIALNSVYFVASEYLACRRCKRKVISWSHDIVSQLDIGHRVQFPCIRTSKLACDFQVVCLMRQRGLGNSSSQIQRKLQERHAEVWLQKTVQYLTDCKGIASAVTSSLILPVTFEPLPPMPSVPKHRWLMQVYAQDVLQRLDEIKAAITSQYGRILKMDSTKKVARKLAGPSYGTAAWATNVGNEHGQVIMSVLTASEGFGLGPMIEGLIRRYRVAGVAPPEVLYVDRDCCGNTLLRRMFEEWEQMTIRLDIWHFMRRFSVGCTTDCHPLYATFMSRLSHCIFMWDQDDLTALKMAKRAELEADWRPSSEADVLRRISRSELALHCRRTTRGTKETLKMIESLIQAFEGDAGRDTLGVPLINSARMTEIIKSQRKHVACIQDPQDSSQARDTFFQAYLLDGLARWNEDRAVAATTDEQQPHSYSHLLRHAANILSEEVMGMKISPYVGPRKYTGELIGVEYLYQQTGKVLQDYRLAIEESETTEVAIEVEEAYDELEEFQDITVPTFDTERIPSAASQASVSAASSSTPPATRPKSSLYVSPVRSPVTSSTSSLSVVPPIPVTSSVSSSLHTQPALSPGAHSSPGNQGSTETDLPTSEENPSHDDCVGPDNIEGYGAVQDLAEYLFNLREHRLALTGEESDQIINLWQAFGEFDKKKTTYSPRHQTNLKQGRFRASKKNVAPGVESTRRCFIGPHSPAQRPDCNRVVEGIFIRLCALYQNAVRVNGERVTRFTMIARVYRHIRECILTNDRVMRETTIQLPQMNASTISDWFSKRDKSQDVGVTKQGINFPDAPMAGPEKLPAALQKGPTLFPGSLAEPHLFVLPRNTAGEAKLKRRSQPPAISQAPPSHQRLPIIAPAIPVSLPFILPSLQLPTVVDTPSSVPGTSQVVFFNVPLPSAMPPSAQTQTSSQAVPYSTQQYRKRKQMREDTGTVTRKYVRKTDVILCRKCNKERKPPSHLQYFGNWYCKETETQSYAEWRAVLEGRGYGKKKTGNDNPPAP; this comes from the exons ATGAAGAGGGACCCCACAGGAGGCAGCAAAGACTCTCAAGAACATGCCCACAACAAGGGGAGTTTCAGGGAGTATATTGAGCTCTTTCCTTCTGGCAAAATTGCCATTGCTATGAAGGAAGAGCAAAATGATGCAAAAGCTTCCAAGCACGATGCCCCTACTCAGCAAGCTGCACCCACCCAGCACGCTGCACCCACCCAGCACGCTGCACCCACCCAGCACGCTGCACCTACCCAGCACGCTGCACCCACCCAGCACGCTGCACCTACCCAGCACGCTGCACCCACCCAGCACGCTGCCACCACCCATGCTTCCACTGCCTCTCTACGCTCCCTCTTGGTTGGGAAGTTGCCTGACCAAAGAACCCTGACCAAGACCATAAAAAGGATGGTTTCCCCCATCAAAACCACACCTT ctTTGGCCCAGGCACGTGCACGACCCTCTGCCACCCTCACCCATCCAACTGTGTCCATTGAGGGAGCCACAGGGCTCACAGCCACCCTCACCGACCCGACTGTGTCCATTGAAGCCACCGCAGGGCCCTCAGCCACCCTAACCCACCCCTCTGTGTCCACTGAGATAGATGACAGCACACTGCTGGCAGAGGCAACTATGTTTGAGGAGGCACATGTGGCAT cAAAACGAGTCTGTCTTCCAGCTGGATGGATACACACCCTGCCTGAAGTAGACCAAAGGTGGATATCCAAGGCCCTGTTCAGGTGGGCTGCACCAGGCCGTCCTGAGCTGATCTATAACAGGGTGGACAAACTTTGGTGGTATCCTCCACCGGTACCACTGAAGACCAGTAGTGCTCCTTCCTTGGAGAATTACTTTGGCCATCCTCTGCTGCTCTGGATGCCACGAAAGCTGTGGCAATTGAAGCTGACCTGTCCACATCCAGACTGTCAGAAAGACCTTCTGACCTCAGCTGGCCTGCATCAAAAGATCAGGGTCGTGATTGCTTTGAATAGTGTGTACTTTGTGGCATCTGAGTACCTGGCCTGCCGAAGATGTAAGAGAAAGGTCATCAGCTGGAGCCATGATATCGTCTCCCAACTCGACATTGGCCACAGAGTGCAGTTCCCCTGCATTCGAACCTCAAAACTTGCATGTGACTTTCAGGTAGTATGTTTGATGCGTCAACGAGGCCTGGGAAACAGCAGCAGCCAGATCCAGCGCAAGCTGCAGGAGCGTCATGCTGAGGTCTGGTTGCAAAAAACAGTGCAATATCTTACAGATTGCAAGGGGATTGCCAGTGCTGTCACATCAAGCCTGATACTGCCTGTGACATTTGAACCGCTTCCTCCAATGCCTTCTGTCCCTAAGCACCGGTGGCTGATGCAGGTCTATGCCCAGGATGTCCTGCAACGGCTGGATGAGATCAAGGCCGCTATAACATCACAATATGGTCGGATCTTAAAAATGGATTCCACAAAAAAAGTAGCCAGAAAACTAGCAGGACCCAGCTATGGCACCGCTGCCTGGGCAACCAATGTTGGAAATGAGCATGGACAGGTGATCATGTCCGTGCTCACAGCAAGTGAGGGTTTTGGTCTTGGGCCAATGATTGAAGGCCTCATTAGGAGATACAGAGTGGCTGGGGTAGCTCCTCCCGAGGTACTGTATGTGGACCGAGACTGCTGTGGCAACACTCTTCTGAGGAGGATGTTTGAAGAGTGGGAGCAAATGACCATCCGGTTGGATATATGGCACTTTATGCGGAGATTTTCTGTGGGTTGCACCACCGACTGTCACCCGTTATATGCCACATTTATGAGTCGCCTCAGCCACTGTATTTTCATGTGGGACCAGGACGACCTGACGGCCCTGAAGATGGCAAAGCGTGCAGAGCTAGAAGCTGACTGGAGACCATCATCTGAAGCTGATGTACTGCGCCGTATCAGCCGTAGCGAGCTAGCCCTACATTGCAGGAGAACCACTCGTGGGACCAAGGAGACCCTGAAGATGATTGAGAGCCTCATTCAGGCCTTTGAAGGAGATGCTGGTCGTGACACTCTGGGAGTCCCTTTAATAAACTCAGCCCGGATGACTGAGATCATAAAGTCCCAGCGAAAGCATGTGGCCTGCATCCAGGATCCTCAAG ATTCATCCCAG gCACGCGACACCTTTTTTCAGGCGTATCTTTTGGATGGACTTGCAAGGTGGAATGAGGACCGGGCTGTGGCAGCAACAACTGATGAGCAGCAGCCACATTCCTATAGTCATCTTCTCCGTCATGCTGCCAATATTCTTTCAGAGGAGGTCATGGGCATGAAAATCAGCCCTTATGTTGGGCCAAGAAAGTACACTG gtgaACTTATCGGAGTAGAGTATCTTTACCAGCAAACTGGTAAAGTTCTGCAGGACTACAGGTTGGCCATTGAAGAGTCTGAGACCACTGAGGTTGCTATAGAGGTGGAGGAAGCTTATGATGAACTTGAGGAGTTTCAAGACATCACTGTCCCCACCTTTGACACAGAGCGGATACCTTCTGCTGCTTCACAAGCATCAGTGTCTGCAGCATCATCTTCAACCCCTCCGGCAACCAGACCCAAGTCATCACTGTATGTGTCACCAGTGAGATCTCCTGTCACCAGCTCTACGTCATCACTGTCTGTGGTCCCTCCAATACCAGTCACATCTTCTGTTTCCAGCTCACTGCACACTCAGCCAGCACTATCTCCTGGCGCACATAGCT CCCCAGGTAACCAAGGGTCCACAGAAACTGACCTTCCAACATCTGAAGAGAACCCTTCGCATGAT GATTGTGTTGGACCCGATAATATTGAAGGTTATGGAGCTGTGCAGGACTTGGCAGAGTATTTGTTCAACCTTAGAGAACACCGTCTGGCCTTAACTGGAGAAGAGTCTGATCAAATCATCAACCTATGGCAGGCATTTGGGGAGTTTGATAAGAAAAAGACCACTTACTCGCCACGTCACCAAACCAACCTAAAACAGGGACGATTCAGGGCCAGTAAGAAGAATGTGGCACCAGGTGTGGAGAGCACCAGAAG GTGTTTCATTGGGCCTCATAGTCCTGCACAGAGGCCTGACTGCAACAGAGTGGTGGAGGGCATCTTCATAAGGCTCTGTGCTCTCTACCAAAACGCGGTGCGTGTTAATGGAGAGAGGGTCACCCGCTTCACAATGATTGCACGGGTCTACAGACATATCCGAGAGTGCATCCTCACCAATGATAGGGTGATGAGAGAAACCACCATCCAGCTTCCACAGATGAACGCTTCAACAATCTCAGACTG GTTCTCCAAGCGTGACAAGTCACAGGATGTGGGGGTTACAAAGCAGGGTATCAATTTCCCAGATGCACCCATGGCTGGACCTGAGAAGCTTCCTGCGGCTTTGCAGAAAGGGCCGACCCTATTTCCAGGGAGCTTGGCTGAGCCTCACCTTTTTGTCCTGCCAAGAAACACTGCTGGGGAGGCAAAACTCAAGAGGAGGTCACAACCTCCAGCCATCTCCCAGGCACCACCATCACATCAAAGACTCCCTATCATTGCACCAGCAATACCCGTCTCTCTGCCTTTCATTTTGCCCTCCCTGCAGCTTCCGACAGTTGTAGATACACCATCTTCAGTGCCTGGAACTTCACAGGTGGTGTTCTTTAACGTACCTTTACCTTCTGCTATGCCACCATCAGCTCAGACACAAACATCCAGTCAAGCTGTACCTTACTCCACTCAGCAGTACAGGAAGAGAAAACAGATGAGGGAGGACACTGGAACTGTCACACGCAAATATGTGAGGAAGACAGATGTTATTCTTTGTAGAAAGTGCAACAAAGAGAGAAAGCCACCATCACATCTTCAGTACTTTGGCAACTGGTACTGCAAAGAGACTGAGACTCAGTCATATGCTGAATGGAGGGCTGTG